The following DNA comes from Geothrix edaphica.
ACCAGGGCCGCCCCGGCCCACCGGGCCCCCGGGTTCCCCGCCAGGTGGCGGCCGATGGCGTCGGCCACCTGGCGGCTCGTGGGCCGCTTCGCGGCGTCCCGGTGGAGCATCGCCCGCAGCAGGACCCCCAGCCGCCGGGGAAGCCCGCGGCCCCGCAGGGGCTTGAGCTCGCCCTTGATGGTGGCCGCCATCCGCTCGCGGCCCTCACCCGGAAACGGGTAGTCCCCCAGCAGCAGCTCCCAGCCGACCACCCCCAGGGAGAACACGTCGCTCGGCGGGCCGACGCGCTTGCCGCGCATCTGCTCAGGGGAAGCGTAGGTGGGGCTGCCCATGAAGACGCCCGCCTCCGTCATTTCCCCCCAGCTGGAGGGCCCCGGGGAGGGCGATCCCGAGCCCACGCTGGTGCGCTCCTCCGCGACCGGCGGAACGGACTCCGCCACGGTCAGCCCGGCCCCGGCCGGTTCAGGCATGCCCGCCAGGTTGGGCGCGTTCCCGGTGGGATCATCCCCCGCGGCCATGGTCGCATCCACCAGCCTGGCGAGACCGAAGTCCAGGACCTTGATCTGTCCGGAGGCGTCCACCATCACGTTGCTGGGTTTCAGGTCCCGGTGGACGATGCCCTTGGCGTGGGCCGCCTCCAGGGCGTGGGCGATGGACCGGAGGACCTGGAGCTTCCGGCGCAGGTCCAACGTCTTCGCCACCTCGGACAGGGTCGCCCCTTCGATGAATTCCATGGCGATGTAGGCGCTCCCCTCCGCCTCCACCCAGTCGTGCACCTGGCAGACATTCCGGTGGTTGAGCTGGGCCAGCGCCTTGGCCTCCCGGCGGAACCGCACCTTGGCGGCCGCCTTCCCATCCTCGCCCAGGTGGATCGCCTTGAGGGCGACCTGCCGCTCCAGTACCGGGTCCCAGGCCAGGTACACCGCCCCCATGCCCCCCTGCCCGAGGAGCGCCTGCACCTGGAAGCGGCCGATCCGGGTGCCGGCCGCGAGCACACCCGCCCCGGAAGGCCCTGGAGATCCCGGATCCGGGGACGCTGGCGCGGCTGGCTGCATGGTCGTCCCCGCCTAGCGCATGCCCCGGCTCTGGGCGGCCTCGATGAGTTCCTTGATGCGGCGGGCATCGGCCTTGGTGTGGCCGTGGCTGGTCAGCGGATCACTGCCGCCGGTGCTCTCGACGGTGAGATCGGACCAGAGCAGGCCGGTCTCGATGCGGACACTGGCCACCTTCGACAGGTGGATGCTGATCTCGTTCACCGTGAACCAGGACCGCTTGCGGCGGATCACGGCGGTGTCCGTCACCTCGACCACGGTGACGAACAGGTGATTGCCCTTGGTCCAGCGGCTGGCGTGGAAGGTCTCGGTGGCCATCAGAGGGCCTCCTTCGCGGCGGCGGCCACAGCCTGGGGTGTGACGCCGTAGGCCTCCAGCAGCTTCTCCGGCTTGCCGCTCTGGCCGAACTGGTCCTGCACGCCCACCCGGCGCAGGGGCATGGGATGGGCCTCGGAGAGGATCTCCGCCACCACGCCGCCCAGGCCGCCGTGGGCCTGGTGCTCCTCACAGGTGACGACCGCCCGGTGGGCCCTCGCCAGCTTCAGCAGCGTCTCGCGGTCGAAGGGCTTAATCGTGGGGCTGTGCAGCACCGTGGCCTCGATGCCCTCGGCGGCCAGCAGCTCCGCCGCCGCGAGGCAGATGGAGGTACCCAGGCCGCAGCCCACCAGCAGCACGTCCGTGCCCGGGCGCATCATCACGGCCTTGCCGATCTGGAACCGGTAGTCCTCGGCGTGGATGCGGGGGAACTTGTCGCGGGTGAGGCGGACATAAACAGGGCCTTTATAGGCATAGGCAGCACGGATCACCTGCTTCGTCTCGATGGCATCGGCGGGCGAGATCACCGTCATGCCCGGGATCATGCGCATGAGGGCCAGGTCCTCCAGGCACTGGTGGGTGCCGCCGTCCTCGCCCACGGTGAGGCCCGCGTGAGTGGCCACGATCTTCACGTTCTGGTGGCCCACGCCCACGGCCTGCCGCACGAACTCGTAGGCCCGGCCCGTGGCGAACATGGCGAAGGTGCTCACGAAGGGCACCACGCCGGTGGTGCTGGCTCCGGCGGCGGCGGCCACCATGCCCTGCTCGGCGGCACCCATGTTGAAGAAGCGGTCCGGAAACGCCTTGGCGAACTTGCTGGTGCGGGTGGACCCCGCCAGATCCGCGTCGAAGACGACGATGTTGGCGCCTTCGTTGCCCAGCTCCACCAGGGTGTCCCCGTAGGCGTCCCGCAGGCTGTCCATCACGACACCCGCCTTGCCGCCCACACCCGCCGTTTCCATGCCTGCCATGCCCGCTCCCGTCGAAGGTTCCATTCTACGCGAGGCGGCGCGGAGGCCGTAGGCTGGAGGGGTGCGCCCGCCCTTCCGACCCTCCGCCCTGCTCTGGGGCCTCCTTGCCGTCCTGGGCGGATGGGGCCTGGTGCTGCGCCTGCGGGCCCCAGGGCACCGGGCCCTGCCCTGGATCACGGCTGCGTTCCTGATCCTGGTGGCGCTGCGGGTGATCGCCCTGATCCAGGACTGGCGGCGGGGGCGGATCCCCGGCACCCGGATCCTGCTGCCGGCCCTGATCCTCGTGGAGGGCCTGGGCCTGGCCCTGGCCGGCGCCTCGCCCTTGGTGCCCGGTCTGCGCCTGGGAATCGCCTTGGCCCTGGAGGGACTGCTCCTCGTCCTCGCGGTGCGCGCCTGGCGGAGTGTGGGCGGCCGGCCTGGGAAGTGGCCGGAGCAGCGCATCGCGGCGGCCTTCGAGGCCTTCGTGCCCCCCCGGGCCGCCCGGCTCATGGCCCTGGAGCTGGTGATGCTGGGGGGCGCCTTGCGCTTTCTCTCCGGCGGCTTCCGGGAGCCCGCCCCCGGGGGCCACAGCCTGCACCGGGAGGCCGCCCTGGGCAGCTTCCTGCCCGCCCTGCCCCTGCTCATCCCAGGCGACCTGCTGCTGATCCGCGTCCTGTTTGCAGGAGCGCCGGCCTGGCTGCGCTGGGGCCTGCATCTGTCCACGGTCTATGCGGTGCTTTGGCTGTTCGGCCTCTACGCGGGCCTGAAGGGGCGCCCCCATCAGGTGATGGGGGACGAGGTGGCCCTGAACCTCGGGCCCACGAAATCCATCCACCTTCGGCGCGAGCAGATCCTGGAGGCGGCGCCCCTGCCGGACTTCGAGGATGACTGGGCCCGGCACCGCCACATGAAGGGCCTCCACAAGCTCATCACGCCGGGGCCGGCCATCCTGGAGCTGCGCCTGCGGGAGCCGGTCCCGGCCCTGAGTCTCGTCGGCCCCACGGCCCCACGGGACCGCGTGGCGGTCTCGGTGGACGATCCCGCCGCCTTCCTGGCCGCCCTGGGGGCGCCGTGCGCCTGAGCCTCCCCATCGATCCCCTGCTGCCGCAGCTCGTGGAGAGCCTGCGGGGGAATCCGAACCTGGTGCTGCAGGCCGACCCGGGCGCCGGCAAGACCACCCGCGTGCCCCCGGCCCTGCTGGACGCGGGACTCCTTGGAGATGGCGAGTGCTGGATCCTGGAGCCCCGCCGCCTCGCCGCGCGCCTCGCCGCCACCCGCGTGGCGGACGAACTGGGCGAGGCCCTGGGTCAGCGGGCGGGCTACGCCGTGCGCTTCGAGCAGAAGGTGTCGAAGGCCACGCGCCTGCGCTTCGTCACCGAGGGCCTGCTGCTGCGGCGCCTGCACGGCGATCCGCACCTCCGCGGCATCGCCGCCGTGGTGCTGGACGAGTTCCATGAGCGGCACCTGCACACGGACCTGGGCATCACCCTGCTGCGGCGCCTCCAGCGCAGTTCCCGGTCCGATCTGAAGCTGCTGGTCATGTCGGCCACCCTGGATCCCGGCCCCGTGGCGGCCTACCTCGACGCCCCAGTCATCCGGAGCGAGGGCCGCGCCTTCCCCGTGGACACCACATTCCTGCCTCGCCCCGACGACCGACCCATCGACCAGCAGGTGGCCGATGCCCTGGACCGCCTCTATGGCGAGGGCCTGAAGAACCACACGCTCGTCTTCCTGCCCGGCGCGGCCGAGATCCGCGCCTGCCTCAAGGGTTGCGAGGCCGTGGCGGCGCGGCGCGGCCTGAGCCTGCGTCCCCTGCACGGCGAGCTGTCGCCGGACGCCCAGGCCCATGCCCTGGAAGCCAGCGACATCCCCAAGGTGATCCTCAGCACCAACGTGGCGGAAAGCTCCGTGACGCTGGATGGCATCGGCGCCGTGGTGGACTCTGGCCTGGGCCGCGAGGCCTCGCACTCGCCCTGGTCGGGCCTGTCGGGCCTGCGCACGGTGCGCATCAGCCAGGCCCGCTGCACCCAGCGCACGGGCCGCGCGGGCCGCACCGGGCCAGGCCGCTGCCTGCGCCTCTACACCGAAGCCGACTTCGGCGCCCGCCCCGCCTTCGACACGCCCGAGCTGCAGCGCTCGGACCTGGCGGAGCCGATGCTCTCGCTGCACGGCATGGGCATCGCGGAGCCCTCCGCCCTGGACTGGTTCGAGGCGCCGCCCGCAGCCGCCACGACAGCCGCGGAAACCCTGCTCACGCGCCTGGGCGCGCTGGCGGACGGCGCCCTCACGCCCGTGGGCCGGCGCATGGCCGACCTGCCCCTGCACCCGCGCCTGGCCCGCCTGGCCATCGCGGGCCAGGACCTCGGCATCCCGCAGCTATCGCTGCGAGCCGCCGCCCTGCTGGAGACCGGCAGCCTCACCGCCCGCCAGGGCCTGGACCGGACGCCGGTGAAGACGGGCCACGGCGCGGACTCGGACCTGCTGCTGCGCCTGGACCAGTTCGAGGAGGCCGAGGCCGCGGGCTTCAGCGCCGGGGCCTGCCGGGCCGCGGGCCTGGATGCCGCCGCCATTCATCGCGCCAGGCGCGCCGTGCAGTCCCTGTCACGCCTCCTGCCCTCGCCTGCCGAACCGGCGGATGCTGAAACGCGCCTGCTGAAAGCTCTGCTCCAGGCCTACCCGGATCGCGTGGGGCAGCTCTCGGCCAACGGCACCTGCGCCTTCGCAGGCGGCGGGGGCGCCAAGCTGGATCCCGCCAGCCGGGTGCGGCGGCCGGGCCTGATCCTGGCCCTGGAAGCGGAGGCCGTGAAACAGGGCACGGGCGGTCAGACACTCATCCGCCTCGCCTCCCGCTGTGAGGCCGACTGGCTGCTGGAGGCCTTCGCCCAGCGTCTGGAAGACGTGGACGAAGTGCTGTTCAACGCCTCGGCGGGGCGCGTGGAGCGGCGCTCCGAGATCCGTTACGAGGGGTTGAGCCTCGATGTCAGTCGTGGGCCCGCGGATCCTGCGGATCCGCGCGTGGCGGGCCTGCTGGCGCAGGCCCTGAAGGAAAGGCCTTTGGACGAAGTGCCCGCTCGGACCTTGGCCCGCCTGGCCTTCCTGCGGAAGCACCGGCCGGACCTGGGCCTGCCGGAAGATCTGCTGGGTCCGCTGCTCGCGGGCGCCTGCACGGGCCGCACGACCCTGCGCGAGGTGCAGGATGTGGATTGGCCCGGCGCCCTCCGCCAGGCCTTCCCCGCCGAGACCTTGCGCCTGCTGGACGCCTGGGCGCCGGAATCCATCCAGCTCCCCAAGGGCCGGCCCACCAAGGTCCACTACGAGGACGACCCGCCCTGGATCGCCTCGCGGCTCCAAGATTTCTGGGGTCTGAAGAAAACCCCCGCCGTAGCCGGCGGCGCCGTGCCGCTGGTGCTCCACCTGCTGGCCCCCAACATGCGGGCCCTCCAGGTCACCACCGACCTCGCCGGCTTCTGGCAGCGGGTCTACAAAGAGTTGCGGCCGGGCCTGTCGCGGCGGTATCCGAAGCACCACTGGCCGGAGTAGTCGGGGATTCAGTCCGGACCTCTGCCCGCTTTTCAGCTCCGCAGTCCCCCCAGCAGCGCCCGCGCCCCGGCTTCCAGCAGGGTGCCATCCAGCCCGGTGGCCAGCAGGGTGAAGCCGTCCTCCTCGTGGGTCCGGATCTCCTCGGCGGTCATGCGGAAGATGCCGAGGGGCATCGAAGCCTCGCGACAGGTCCGGGCGATGGCGGCCACGGCATCCAGGA
Coding sequences within:
- a CDS encoding transketolase family protein, with product MAGMETAGVGGKAGVVMDSLRDAYGDTLVELGNEGANIVVFDADLAGSTRTSKFAKAFPDRFFNMGAAEQGMVAAAAGASTTGVVPFVSTFAMFATGRAYEFVRQAVGVGHQNVKIVATHAGLTVGEDGGTHQCLEDLALMRMIPGMTVISPADAIETKQVIRAAYAYKGPVYVRLTRDKFPRIHAEDYRFQIGKAVMMRPGTDVLLVGCGLGTSICLAAAELLAAEGIEATVLHSPTIKPFDRETLLKLARAHRAVVTCEEHQAHGGLGGVVAEILSEAHPMPLRRVGVQDQFGQSGKPEKLLEAYGVTPQAVAAAAKEAL
- the hrpB gene encoding ATP-dependent helicase HrpB, whose protein sequence is MRLSLPIDPLLPQLVESLRGNPNLVLQADPGAGKTTRVPPALLDAGLLGDGECWILEPRRLAARLAATRVADELGEALGQRAGYAVRFEQKVSKATRLRFVTEGLLLRRLHGDPHLRGIAAVVLDEFHERHLHTDLGITLLRRLQRSSRSDLKLLVMSATLDPGPVAAYLDAPVIRSEGRAFPVDTTFLPRPDDRPIDQQVADALDRLYGEGLKNHTLVFLPGAAEIRACLKGCEAVAARRGLSLRPLHGELSPDAQAHALEASDIPKVILSTNVAESSVTLDGIGAVVDSGLGREASHSPWSGLSGLRTVRISQARCTQRTGRAGRTGPGRCLRLYTEADFGARPAFDTPELQRSDLAEPMLSLHGMGIAEPSALDWFEAPPAAATTAAETLLTRLGALADGALTPVGRRMADLPLHPRLARLAIAGQDLGIPQLSLRAAALLETGSLTARQGLDRTPVKTGHGADSDLLLRLDQFEEAEAAGFSAGACRAAGLDAAAIHRARRAVQSLSRLLPSPAEPADAETRLLKALLQAYPDRVGQLSANGTCAFAGGGGAKLDPASRVRRPGLILALEAEAVKQGTGGQTLIRLASRCEADWLLEAFAQRLEDVDEVLFNASAGRVERRSEIRYEGLSLDVSRGPADPADPRVAGLLAQALKERPLDEVPARTLARLAFLRKHRPDLGLPEDLLGPLLAGACTGRTTLREVQDVDWPGALRQAFPAETLRLLDAWAPESIQLPKGRPTKVHYEDDPPWIASRLQDFWGLKKTPAVAGGAVPLVLHLLAPNMRALQVTTDLAGFWQRVYKELRPGLSRRYPKHHWPE